The sequence below is a genomic window from Candidatus Neomarinimicrobiota bacterium.
GCGTATCAGGATACTGACCAAGGCTTCCGTTGTGGAAGTTATGTCAATGGAACCGGCGCCGCTCATCAGGTCGGAGAGGAAAGCGTTTTCGGCCTGCGCCAATTCCAACTCCGAGTTCAGAATAAGGTCATGCTGAATTATTCTGGCGGCAAGGTCAAGCATCGTTTCGGCTTGCTTGTGCCGATCTGAACCCCTGGGCAGCTCGAGGATGAGCAGTCCAGCCAGCCTGCCGCTCGAGTACAGTGGCTGGGCCCGCACGGAGGCTCCGGCTCGTAGCCCCCCCTTGGTCATCCATTTTGCTGCCTGCTGATTGGGTAGACTCAATGCGTGCGTTGCTCGCTTGGAACCGCCGGCGGCGGGCAATGCGCTTACAGTTGCCGCCGGCACAGACTTGAGAAACTTATGCCCGCTGCTATTGCTACCTGTGAGGATAAAGCCGCCCTTATTGGCACGCTTGAGGTAGATCCCTGCCCGACACCCGGGCAATGCATTCGACAACAGCGCGAATAGAGTACTCAGGGAATCATTGATTGTGTAATTCCCGTTATGTCGATTGGGATGGGCGGCAGCTATCAAGGGACGAAAATGTCTATGGTACCGGGTGTTATTGGCCGCACTGTGTGGCAGCGAGAGAGGCCGATCTCTCCACGGGCGGACAACGAGCAGTCCGTTAGTTATTTAGAGCAGCAAATTTAAGGAGACGAATCAGGATTAGATAAGCACTATTTGGCTAGCGTCGATCGCCTGTATTGACGTATTTGATCTGGCGCGAAAAATCGCGCCTGGAACTATCGCGCAGGAATGTAGACGAGTCCCCCGGAGCGGTTGTAAGAAAGGGTGTCGTTGGTTGGGTTGAAGTGGGGCGAGTGGGGACAATCAGGGGAGGGGTTGCATGCTGAGCCGAACTTGTGGGGGGAGCAACAATGGGCGCCGATTCCACCGTGAACAGGCTGACAGCGATGATTGCCAGTGCCACACCCGCGGCCGCCAGTCCGCTCACAGACAGAGGCGAAAAGCCCCGAATTCGGGGCTCCGTCAGCTTGCGCCACATTGATTCCGCCCGGTTGCCCTCGGCCCGCACCCGGTGTTGGAGACGGGTCACAAAGTCCGGCGGGAGGGAGGCATGAATGCTGTCAAGGAGTGCGATCTTGATGCCGGTCATTTCGGTCACCAGCTCGGTGCAATCGCTACACCCGGCCAGATGCCCCTTGAATGCCGTCAACTCTGCGTATGACAGTTCAGCATCGAGATATGGTGATATTTTAACGCGAAGCTGGGCGCAATTCATTCAGCGTGAATCCCCTTCCGATTTAAGGTTTGACAGCATTCCCTGAAGTCTCAAGCGGGCCCGGTTGACCCTGGATTTCACGGTACCAAGTGGAATCTTCATAATTTTACTGATCTCTTCGTAGGAAAGTTCCTGCACATCTCTCAAAATAATAACGGTGCGAAAGTGCAGTGGTAGTTTGGCCAGAGCGCGGCGAATCTGCTGCTCAGACTGCCGCCCCTCCACCACGGCACTGGGAGCAGGGTCTCCCGAGGGCAAATCCAGCTCCCGCTCACCAAATCCCAGGGTACTCATGCTGAAGGTGGCCCTGCGCTTGCGCTTGCGCAATTCCGTGCGCGCAAGGTTACCGGCAATGGTGTAGATCCACGTGGAAAACTTCGCGATCTCGCGGTAGGCGTGCCGGTGAGTATAGACCTTCACCAGCGTGTCCTGTACCAGATCCTCCGCCATGGCTGAATCGCCCACAAACCGGTAAATAAAGGTGAATAGCCGGTCCTTGAAGCGGGCAACGATTTCCAGGTAGGCACTCTCATTGCCGTCCTGGAACTGGGCCATCAGTTCCTCGTCATTAAACTGGTGCGCCACTAGCCCGTCTCTCCGCAGATGGCCGCTACCAGGGCGACCAGCACAGGACCCGACTCCACGCTCACCGACTTCAGACGGGCGTCAACCGCCAGGAGACGTCGCATCACCAGGGCGGTATCCTCAGGCCGGTACAGCTTGCCCATGTGAGGCAGCCCCGCCGTCACGGGCTTGTTCAACCCGGTGTAGCTGCCCTCGGCCGTGGTAGCTGACTGCATGAAGAGCAACTGCCCGAAGAGGGTCGCCAGGGAGCTGACGATCCCAGCAGGTTGGGCACCATGCTCCAGCAGGGCGACCAGCAGGCGCAGAGAGGGTTCCATTTCCCGCCTGCTCACAGCCATTTGCAGGTGCCAGAGCTGCGCGGCCTTGTCCGGCGCCACCTGCGCCTCGACCAGCTCCACCGTTACCTCCCCGCCCGCATCCAATTGGCTGAAGATTTTCTCCAACTCGCTGACCACATGCCCCGCTGAGTCTCCGACCAGTTCGACGAGCAGGTCCAAGGCTTCCGGTTGCAGCTGCATACCCTTTGATTTGGCATAATAGTTGGCCCAGGAGCGCAATTTTTCCGGGAAGGGAGGCCGCGTGTCCACGATGGGGATGAGTTTGGACAAGGCCTTCTGCAAACCCTTGGCTGACTGGTGCTCTTCCTTCACCAGCAGGAGACATTTGTCCGGGTGCGGGCTTTTGACATAGGTCAGCAGCTCCTCCCGGGCCTTCCCGGCGATCTGGCTCGTATTGCGAACTACCAGGACCTGCCGCTCCTGGAACAGGCTATAGGCGCTCAGATCGGCCAGGACCGCCTCGGGACCGTCATCGTTCAGGGAGAACACCCGCTTCCTTGCACCGGCGGGCAGGAAACCCTCCACCACCGCGTCGATAAAGAATTCCTGTAAGAATGCATCGCTGCCTGCCAGCAGGTAGGCCGGCTCAATCTCGCCGGCCTGCACCTTGCGCACGCTGTCCTCGTAAGTCACCACGCCCTACTCCGTCGGGACAACGCCGATGGAAGCCGGCTTGCCACGTTCAAGCAAACTGACCACCACATTGACTACCAGCGCAACCAGAAACCCCGGTACCAGGGAGTAGAGCCTGCTGCCCCAGGCGCTGTTGTCCCAGATGATGACCGTAAAGAATCCGGTGAGCATGCCCGCCAGGACTCCGTTGCGGGTGGTCCCGGGCCACCACAGGCTGAGAACCATCGCAGGGCCAAATGCCGCCCCCAGGCCGGCCCAGGCAAACAGCACCTTGCGGAATATGGACTGAGGCAGCTGCGACAGGGCGATGGCGAGCAGCCCAAGAATGATGGTGGCAACCCGGGAAACAAGCATCAGCTGCTTCTGGTCGGCATTGGGATTCAGCGATGCGTGGTACACGTCTTCCGCTACGGCCGAGGTCGTCACCAGCAGCTGGGAGTCGGCGGTGGACATCATGGCGGCCAGGGCGCCGGAAATGATGATACCAACCAGCCACGCCGGCAGCAGGCTTATGGCCAGAGCCGGCATCATCATTTCAGGGTCGTCAAAGTGACCAACCCCAAAATAGGCCAGCGCGGCCAGGCCCATGAGCACGGCGCCGCCGTAGGAAAATATTGACCAGACGATGGCCACGCGCCGCGCCGTAGCAATATCGTCGGTTGAGCGGATGCTCATATAGCGGGCCATGAGATGCGGTTGCCCCAGGTACCCTAGCCCAACGCCAAAGCCGCCCAAAATGCCCGCCGTAAGGGTCCATCCGGTCCGCCCGGCGCTGGGCGTGAGCAGTTGGGGGTTGATGGCCGTAAGCTTGTCCGCCAGCACCCCCCAGCCCCCCAGTTCGGCCACGGTCACCAGTGGCAGCAGCACAAGCGTTCCAATCATGATCCACCCTTGGAAAAAGTCGGTCCAGGCTACGGCAAAAAACCCACCCATAGCGGTGTAAAATACAATAATAAGCGCCGCCGCGATGACGCCTGTGAAATGGCCCCAGCCAAGGGTCTGCTCCAGCGACTTACCGGCCGCGTCAAACTGAGCTGCGATGTAAAATGCGAAGCAAAACGCGATGATGCCGGTGGCCGCGAAACGCATCGTGGTGTCCTGTCCGCGGAACCGGAGTTCAAAAAAGCGCGGAATGGTCAGTGCTCCCAGACGCTCACTCTCTTGCCTGAGCCGCTTGGCCACCAGGAACCAGGCCGCGATGACCCCGGCAACGCCGCCCAGCCCGGTCCACAGCGCAGGTTCGAGTCGGGTCCCTGAAGGGTCGCCCAGACCGGAGGCGTAGGCGAGGCCGGTGAGGCCCAACAGCATCCAGCCGCTCTCGGCAGACGCACGTTCGGAAAAGGCTACTACCCAGGGGCCTAGACGCCGACCGGCCAGGAGATAGTCAGGCAGTGATTTGTTCAGCCTGGCCGTGAGTACGCCCACCGTAAATATGATCAGCAGGTAGACAATAAATCCGATGGCAACTGAACTCATTGACGATGCTCCCCAGGTTGGATGGTGACCCGCACGTGACCTGCTCTGCCGGGACCCGAAATCCTATCCCGATGGTAGTGGATTACAGCCAGAAAATAACCACGATACCCGCA
It includes:
- a CDS encoding zf-HC2 domain-containing protein; protein product: MNCAQLRVKISPYLDAELSYAELTAFKGHLAGCSDCTELVTEMTGIKIALLDSIHASLPPDFVTRLQHRVRAEGNRAESMWRKLTEPRIRGFSPLSVSGLAAAGVALAIIAVSLFTVESAPIVAPPTSSAQHATPPLIVPTRPTSTQPTTPFLTTAPGDSSTFLRDSSRRDFSRQIKYVNTGDRR
- a CDS encoding sigma-70 family RNA polymerase sigma factor translates to MAQFQDGNESAYLEIVARFKDRLFTFIYRFVGDSAMAEDLVQDTLVKVYTHRHAYREIAKFSTWIYTIAGNLARTELRKRKRRATFSMSTLGFGERELDLPSGDPAPSAVVEGRQSEQQIRRALAKLPLHFRTVIILRDVQELSYEEISKIMKIPLGTVKSRVNRARLRLQGMLSNLKSEGDSR
- the holA gene encoding DNA polymerase III subunit delta; protein product: MVTYEDSVRKVQAGEIEPAYLLAGSDAFLQEFFIDAVVEGFLPAGARKRVFSLNDDGPEAVLADLSAYSLFQERQVLVVRNTSQIAGKAREELLTYVKSPHPDKCLLLVKEEHQSAKGLQKALSKLIPIVDTRPPFPEKLRSWANYYAKSKGMQLQPEALDLLVELVGDSAGHVVSELEKIFSQLDAGGEVTVELVEAQVAPDKAAQLWHLQMAVSRREMEPSLRLLVALLEHGAQPAGIVSSLATLFGQLLFMQSATTAEGSYTGLNKPVTAGLPHMGKLYRPEDTALVMRRLLAVDARLKSVSVESGPVLVALVAAICGETG
- a CDS encoding sodium/proline symporter; translation: MSSVAIGFIVYLLIIFTVGVLTARLNKSLPDYLLAGRRLGPWVVAFSERASAESGWMLLGLTGLAYASGLGDPSGTRLEPALWTGLGGVAGVIAAWFLVAKRLRQESERLGALTIPRFFELRFRGQDTTMRFAATGIIAFCFAFYIAAQFDAAGKSLEQTLGWGHFTGVIAAALIIVFYTAMGGFFAVAWTDFFQGWIMIGTLVLLPLVTVAELGGWGVLADKLTAINPQLLTPSAGRTGWTLTAGILGGFGVGLGYLGQPHLMARYMSIRSTDDIATARRVAIVWSIFSYGGAVLMGLAALAYFGVGHFDDPEMMMPALAISLLPAWLVGIIISGALAAMMSTADSQLLVTTSAVAEDVYHASLNPNADQKQLMLVSRVATIILGLLAIALSQLPQSIFRKVLFAWAGLGAAFGPAMVLSLWWPGTTRNGVLAGMLTGFFTVIIWDNSAWGSRLYSLVPGFLVALVVNVVVSLLERGKPASIGVVPTE